A stretch of the Notamacropus eugenii isolate mMacEug1 chromosome 2, mMacEug1.pri_v2, whole genome shotgun sequence genome encodes the following:
- the LOC140525277 gene encoding uncharacterized protein isoform X2, with translation MAGTGRKQGERQHWRLVQKLQSSSRRFASVMSALVAKYDHPFAEDKLVHIATLTYETPAGLRVWGGKIVTQAVFQNTQISLEKEGYSIGNMTQSTFIDFESNGVDESLVQRNGDVILKNDSFLSLPENDLDKKYMTQVDVILEDDHPRMIMLDSFSKRRTQNPPKILSVEDNPKALLGCSSNGSRKNYGIPVKPASALQGPQNTRMVAVPPNQSLLVWRARKSSSVRSLGDTASEDEESAQDLTLSDIYAEMLCSVYKCLPSQKMGPISTKKYISKGWFPKMRKFSITLTVESSFLKISKKFQVIPREKNSLICRKDYKQNFLPCSKPDNIVKYSKLLTTDSSPLSVKASPHNLSTQESPFRTRNVRQVAPSPSRSHMGSQSPATPRLCLPPALISAKERLHPLQQGISGRDVLGQERYLSRSLVMPRMLQTPKNAPLSQERLSQKPTASDASETCPKTDFPRQKVTKARKALSFCTEQTPCNAWDVIDSMFDTYSQETTHWAQELLFLKKSGQKSKVLTESKFRGSLEALGPCHGPQKPQKSASLPGITRDSLCETVAMLHHAASPRATPEGDFSSPTKRRKVSSLQTWDHFGPSKMRDKVLQERERWLPR, from the exons ATGGCGGGCACCGGCCGCAAGCAGGGGGAGCGGCAGCACTGGCGGCTCGTCCAGAAGCTGCAGTCCAGCAGCCGGAGGTTCGCCAGCGTCATGAGCGCCCTGGTGGCCAAG TATGACCATCCCTTTGCAGAAGACAAGCTTGTGCACATTGCGACATTAACCTACGAGACACCAGCTG gGCTGCGAGTATGGGGTGGAAAAATAGTAACCCAAGCAGTCTTCCAGAATACCCAG atatCCCTGGAGAAAGAAGGATACAGTATAGGTAACATGACGCAAAGTACTTTCATAG ATTTCGAAAGCAATGGGGTTGATGAATCTTTGGTTCAGAGAAATGGTGATGTCATCTTGAAG AACGACAGCTTTCTAAGCCTTCCAGAAAATGATTTAGACAAGAAATACATGACCCAAGTGGACGTGATTCTGGAGGATGACCATCCCAGGATGATCatg cttGACAGTTTCAGCAAGAGAAGGACCCAAAACCCCCCCAAGATCCTTTCAGTTGAAGACAATCCTAAAGCTTTACTTG GTTGCAGTAGTAATGGCTCCAGAAAGAATTATGGGATTCCAGTGAAGCCAGCTTCAGCCCTCCAAGGTCCCCAGAACACTAGGATGGTGGCCGTGCCCCCAAATCAAAGCTTGTTAGTCTGGAGAGCCAGGAAGAGCAGTTCTGTCCGCTCCTTAGGGGATACTGCCTCAGAAGATGAAGAATCTGCCCAGGACCTGACCCTCAGTGACATATATGCAGAGATGTTATGTTCAGTGTACAAGTGTTTACCTTCTCAGAAGATGGGCCCCATCTctacaaagaaatatatttccAAAGGCTGGTTTCCAAAGATGAGGAAGTTTAGCATCACCTTGACAGTGGAAAGTAGTTTTCTCAAGATTAGTAAAAAATTCCAAGTTATCCCACGTGAGAAAAATAGCTTAATTTGCAGAAAGGATTATAAGCAGAACTTTTTACCCTGCTCTAAACCAGACAATATCGTTAAGTACAGCAAATTGTTAACCACTGATTCTTCCCCATTGTCTGTGAAGGCATCACCACATAACCTCTCCACTCAGGAATCTCCTTTCAGGACCAGGAATGTGAGACAAGTAGCCCCCAGCCCTTCACGCAGCCACATGGGGTCCCAGTCCCCAGCAACACCCAGGTTATGTCTGCCCCCTGCTCTGATAAGTGCAAAAGAGAGGCTCCACCCTTTGCAGCAGGGTATTTCTGGAAGAGATGtgttggggcaggaaaggtatCTGTCTAGATCACTGGTGATGCCAAGGATGCTCCAGACACCCAAGAATGCTCCCCTATCCCAAGAAAGGCTTTCTCAGAAGCCCACAGCTTCTGATGCCTCCGAAACATGCCCAAAGACTGACTTTCCTAGACAGAAGGTGACAAAGGCAAGAAAGGCCTTGTCATTTTGCACGGAGCAGACACCCTGCAACGCCTGGGATGTGATAGACTCCATGTTTGACACATACTCTCAAGAAACAACTCACTGGGCACAGGAGCTTTTATTCCTTAAGAAATCAGGGCAGAAGTCAAAAGTGCTGACTGAGAGCAAATTCAGGGGTTCCCTGGAAGCTTTAGGCCCCTGTCATGGTCCCCAGAAGCCACAAAAGTCAGCCTCCCTCCCGGGCATTACTAGAGACTCCCTGTGTGAGACAGTCGCCATGCTCCACCATGCAGCCTCACCCAGGGCCACCCCAGAAGGAGACTTTTCCTCCCCAACAAAAAGACGGAAAGTGTCAAGCTTGCAGACGTGGGATCATTTCGGCCCTTCAAAGATGAGAGATAAGGT acttcaggaaagagaaagatggcTTCCCAGATGA
- the LOC140525277 gene encoding uncharacterized protein isoform X3 translates to MAGTGRKQGERQHWRLVQKLQSSSRRFASVMSALVAKYDHPFAEDKLVHIATLTYETPAGLRVWGGKIVTQAVFQNTQISLEKEGYSIGNMTQSTFIDFESNGVDESLVQRNGDVILKNDSFLSLPENDLDKKYMTQVDVILEDDHPRMIMLDSFSKRRTQNPPKILSVEDNPKALLGCSSNGSRKNYGIPVKPASALQGPQNTRMVAVPPNQSLLVWRARKSSSVRSLGDTASEDEESAQDLTLSDIYAEMLCSVYKCLPSQKMGPISTKKYISKGWFPKMRKFSITLTVESSFLKISKKFQVIPREKNSLICRKDYKQNFLPCSKPDNIVKYSKLLTTDSSPLSVKASPHNLSTQESPFRTRNVRQVAPSPSRSHMGSQSPATPRLCLPPALISAKERLHPLQQGISGRDVLGQERYLSRSLVMPRMLQTPKNAPLSQERLSQKPTASDASETCPKTDFPRQKVTKARKALSFCTEQTPCNAWDVIDSMFDTYSQETTHWAQELLFLKKSGQKSKVLTESKFRGSLEALGPCHGPQKPQKSASLPGITRDSLCETVAMLHHAASPRATPEGDFSSPTKRRKVSSLQTWDHFGPSKMRDKVYQDHICFKGD, encoded by the exons ATGGCGGGCACCGGCCGCAAGCAGGGGGAGCGGCAGCACTGGCGGCTCGTCCAGAAGCTGCAGTCCAGCAGCCGGAGGTTCGCCAGCGTCATGAGCGCCCTGGTGGCCAAG TATGACCATCCCTTTGCAGAAGACAAGCTTGTGCACATTGCGACATTAACCTACGAGACACCAGCTG gGCTGCGAGTATGGGGTGGAAAAATAGTAACCCAAGCAGTCTTCCAGAATACCCAG atatCCCTGGAGAAAGAAGGATACAGTATAGGTAACATGACGCAAAGTACTTTCATAG ATTTCGAAAGCAATGGGGTTGATGAATCTTTGGTTCAGAGAAATGGTGATGTCATCTTGAAG AACGACAGCTTTCTAAGCCTTCCAGAAAATGATTTAGACAAGAAATACATGACCCAAGTGGACGTGATTCTGGAGGATGACCATCCCAGGATGATCatg cttGACAGTTTCAGCAAGAGAAGGACCCAAAACCCCCCCAAGATCCTTTCAGTTGAAGACAATCCTAAAGCTTTACTTG GTTGCAGTAGTAATGGCTCCAGAAAGAATTATGGGATTCCAGTGAAGCCAGCTTCAGCCCTCCAAGGTCCCCAGAACACTAGGATGGTGGCCGTGCCCCCAAATCAAAGCTTGTTAGTCTGGAGAGCCAGGAAGAGCAGTTCTGTCCGCTCCTTAGGGGATACTGCCTCAGAAGATGAAGAATCTGCCCAGGACCTGACCCTCAGTGACATATATGCAGAGATGTTATGTTCAGTGTACAAGTGTTTACCTTCTCAGAAGATGGGCCCCATCTctacaaagaaatatatttccAAAGGCTGGTTTCCAAAGATGAGGAAGTTTAGCATCACCTTGACAGTGGAAAGTAGTTTTCTCAAGATTAGTAAAAAATTCCAAGTTATCCCACGTGAGAAAAATAGCTTAATTTGCAGAAAGGATTATAAGCAGAACTTTTTACCCTGCTCTAAACCAGACAATATCGTTAAGTACAGCAAATTGTTAACCACTGATTCTTCCCCATTGTCTGTGAAGGCATCACCACATAACCTCTCCACTCAGGAATCTCCTTTCAGGACCAGGAATGTGAGACAAGTAGCCCCCAGCCCTTCACGCAGCCACATGGGGTCCCAGTCCCCAGCAACACCCAGGTTATGTCTGCCCCCTGCTCTGATAAGTGCAAAAGAGAGGCTCCACCCTTTGCAGCAGGGTATTTCTGGAAGAGATGtgttggggcaggaaaggtatCTGTCTAGATCACTGGTGATGCCAAGGATGCTCCAGACACCCAAGAATGCTCCCCTATCCCAAGAAAGGCTTTCTCAGAAGCCCACAGCTTCTGATGCCTCCGAAACATGCCCAAAGACTGACTTTCCTAGACAGAAGGTGACAAAGGCAAGAAAGGCCTTGTCATTTTGCACGGAGCAGACACCCTGCAACGCCTGGGATGTGATAGACTCCATGTTTGACACATACTCTCAAGAAACAACTCACTGGGCACAGGAGCTTTTATTCCTTAAGAAATCAGGGCAGAAGTCAAAAGTGCTGACTGAGAGCAAATTCAGGGGTTCCCTGGAAGCTTTAGGCCCCTGTCATGGTCCCCAGAAGCCACAAAAGTCAGCCTCCCTCCCGGGCATTACTAGAGACTCCCTGTGTGAGACAGTCGCCATGCTCCACCATGCAGCCTCACCCAGGGCCACCCCAGAAGGAGACTTTTCCTCCCCAACAAAAAGACGGAAAGTGTCAAGCTTGCAGACGTGGGATCATTTCGGCCCTTCAAAGATGAGAGATAAGGT
- the LOC140525277 gene encoding uncharacterized protein isoform X1, protein MAGTGRKQGERQHWRLVQKLQSSSRRFASVMSALVAKYDHPFAEDKLVHIATLTYETPAGLRVWGGKIVTQAVFQNTQISLEKEGYSIGNMTQSTFIDFESNGVDESLVQRNGDVILKNDSFLSLPENDLDKKYMTQVDVILEDDHPRMIMLDSFSKRRTQNPPKILSVEDNPKALLGCSSNGSRKNYGIPVKPASALQGPQNTRMVAVPPNQSLLVWRARKSSSVRSLGDTASEDEESAQDLTLSDIYAEMLCSVYKCLPSQKMGPISTKKYISKGWFPKMRKFSITLTVESSFLKISKKFQVIPREKNSLICRKDYKQNFLPCSKPDNIVKYSKLLTTDSSPLSVKASPHNLSTQESPFRTRNVRQVAPSPSRSHMGSQSPATPRLCLPPALISAKERLHPLQQGISGRDVLGQERYLSRSLVMPRMLQTPKNAPLSQERLSQKPTASDASETCPKTDFPRQKVTKARKALSFCTEQTPCNAWDVIDSMFDTYSQETTHWAQELLFLKKSGQKSKVLTESKFRGSLEALGPCHGPQKPQKSASLPGITRDSLCETVAMLHHAASPRATPEGDFSSPTKRRKVSSLQTWDHFGPSKMRDKVNLRRRNAFYPLRIQLCTSGKRKMASQMRQNFRLSWFTPGSSFNLLQRKT, encoded by the exons ATGGCGGGCACCGGCCGCAAGCAGGGGGAGCGGCAGCACTGGCGGCTCGTCCAGAAGCTGCAGTCCAGCAGCCGGAGGTTCGCCAGCGTCATGAGCGCCCTGGTGGCCAAG TATGACCATCCCTTTGCAGAAGACAAGCTTGTGCACATTGCGACATTAACCTACGAGACACCAGCTG gGCTGCGAGTATGGGGTGGAAAAATAGTAACCCAAGCAGTCTTCCAGAATACCCAG atatCCCTGGAGAAAGAAGGATACAGTATAGGTAACATGACGCAAAGTACTTTCATAG ATTTCGAAAGCAATGGGGTTGATGAATCTTTGGTTCAGAGAAATGGTGATGTCATCTTGAAG AACGACAGCTTTCTAAGCCTTCCAGAAAATGATTTAGACAAGAAATACATGACCCAAGTGGACGTGATTCTGGAGGATGACCATCCCAGGATGATCatg cttGACAGTTTCAGCAAGAGAAGGACCCAAAACCCCCCCAAGATCCTTTCAGTTGAAGACAATCCTAAAGCTTTACTTG GTTGCAGTAGTAATGGCTCCAGAAAGAATTATGGGATTCCAGTGAAGCCAGCTTCAGCCCTCCAAGGTCCCCAGAACACTAGGATGGTGGCCGTGCCCCCAAATCAAAGCTTGTTAGTCTGGAGAGCCAGGAAGAGCAGTTCTGTCCGCTCCTTAGGGGATACTGCCTCAGAAGATGAAGAATCTGCCCAGGACCTGACCCTCAGTGACATATATGCAGAGATGTTATGTTCAGTGTACAAGTGTTTACCTTCTCAGAAGATGGGCCCCATCTctacaaagaaatatatttccAAAGGCTGGTTTCCAAAGATGAGGAAGTTTAGCATCACCTTGACAGTGGAAAGTAGTTTTCTCAAGATTAGTAAAAAATTCCAAGTTATCCCACGTGAGAAAAATAGCTTAATTTGCAGAAAGGATTATAAGCAGAACTTTTTACCCTGCTCTAAACCAGACAATATCGTTAAGTACAGCAAATTGTTAACCACTGATTCTTCCCCATTGTCTGTGAAGGCATCACCACATAACCTCTCCACTCAGGAATCTCCTTTCAGGACCAGGAATGTGAGACAAGTAGCCCCCAGCCCTTCACGCAGCCACATGGGGTCCCAGTCCCCAGCAACACCCAGGTTATGTCTGCCCCCTGCTCTGATAAGTGCAAAAGAGAGGCTCCACCCTTTGCAGCAGGGTATTTCTGGAAGAGATGtgttggggcaggaaaggtatCTGTCTAGATCACTGGTGATGCCAAGGATGCTCCAGACACCCAAGAATGCTCCCCTATCCCAAGAAAGGCTTTCTCAGAAGCCCACAGCTTCTGATGCCTCCGAAACATGCCCAAAGACTGACTTTCCTAGACAGAAGGTGACAAAGGCAAGAAAGGCCTTGTCATTTTGCACGGAGCAGACACCCTGCAACGCCTGGGATGTGATAGACTCCATGTTTGACACATACTCTCAAGAAACAACTCACTGGGCACAGGAGCTTTTATTCCTTAAGAAATCAGGGCAGAAGTCAAAAGTGCTGACTGAGAGCAAATTCAGGGGTTCCCTGGAAGCTTTAGGCCCCTGTCATGGTCCCCAGAAGCCACAAAAGTCAGCCTCCCTCCCGGGCATTACTAGAGACTCCCTGTGTGAGACAGTCGCCATGCTCCACCATGCAGCCTCACCCAGGGCCACCCCAGAAGGAGACTTTTCCTCCCCAACAAAAAGACGGAAAGTGTCAAGCTTGCAGACGTGGGATCATTTCGGCCCTTCAAAGATGAGAGATAAGGT AAATCTGCGAAGAAGAAATGCATTCTACCCTCTGAGGATCCAACTCTGT acttcaggaaagagaaagatggcTTCCCAGATGAGGCAGAACTTCAGGCTCTCCTGGTTTACTCCTGGGTCAAGTTTTAATTTGCTGCAGAGGAAAACATAG